The following coding sequences are from one Carettochelys insculpta isolate YL-2023 chromosome 5, ASM3395843v1, whole genome shotgun sequence window:
- the NUDT2 gene encoding bis(5'-nucleosyl)-tetraphosphatase [asymmetrical]: MALRACGLIIYRRLQTASPSSKVGDSIEYLLLQTSYGTHHWTPPKGHVDPGEDDLQTALRETQEEAGLNVSQFTLIEGFKKELQYLVGNKPKTVIYWLAEMKDYNTEIKLSDEHQAYCWLKLEEACKCAKYTEMQAAFRDVHQFLCSKA, from the exons ATGGCGCTAAGAGCATGTGGCTTGATAATCTACAGGAGGCTACAAACAGCATCCCCTTCTTCTAAAGTTGGTGACAGTATTGAATACCTTCTTCTGCAGACATCCTACGGCACTCATCACTGGACTCCACCAAAAG GCCATGTGGATCCAGGTGAAGATGACCTGCAGACAGCCCTGCGGGAAACACAAGaagaggctggactcaatgtcaGTCAGTTCACCCTCATTGAAGGGTTTAAGAAGGAACTGCAGTACCTTGTCGGAAACAAACCCAAAACTGTCATCTATTGGCTGGCAGAAATGAAGGACTATAACACGGAGATCAAGCTCTCTGATGAGCATCAGGCTTATTGTTGGCTGAAGCTGGAAGAGGCCTGCAAATGTGCTAAGTATACGGAGATGCAGGCAGCATTCAGAGATGTGCATCAGTTTCTCTGTTCCAAAGCATAA